From Amycolatopsis sp. cg9, one genomic window encodes:
- a CDS encoding protein phosphatase 2C domain-containing protein, which produces MPEIAIAERAGVGADGHPRPTEDHVVVLDNAVLVLDGATSSDPAQPPGGWYAERLARHLGDALRAAPEADLAEALTRAIAEVTAENRLEPRHSPSSTVAAVRWLEDRVDALVLADSPVAGFGGFGVDVVSDDRLARLRRRGLLQTGADVRRRRNAHDGFWVAEAEPGAAAHAVRRSWPRADVEAVLLASDGVSIGIDQYELFDWREVLAIARADGPDAVLDAVRTAEKQDPDGERWPRPKRHDDQALVLVDFASGGIQGLP; this is translated from the coding sequence ATGCCCGAGATCGCGATCGCCGAGCGGGCCGGGGTGGGCGCCGACGGCCACCCACGCCCCACCGAGGACCACGTCGTCGTGCTGGACAACGCGGTGCTGGTCCTCGACGGCGCCACTTCATCGGACCCCGCCCAGCCACCCGGCGGCTGGTACGCCGAGCGCCTCGCCCGGCACCTCGGCGACGCCCTCCGCGCTGCCCCCGAAGCCGATCTGGCCGAGGCGCTGACCCGCGCGATCGCCGAGGTCACCGCCGAAAACCGGCTGGAACCGCGGCACTCGCCGTCCAGCACGGTCGCGGCCGTGCGGTGGCTCGAAGACCGCGTCGACGCGCTGGTGCTGGCCGACAGCCCGGTGGCCGGGTTCGGCGGCTTCGGCGTCGACGTCGTCTCCGACGACCGGCTCGCCCGGCTGCGGCGGCGCGGCCTGCTCCAGACCGGCGCCGACGTCCGCCGCCGCCGCAACGCCCACGACGGGTTCTGGGTCGCCGAAGCCGAGCCGGGCGCCGCCGCGCACGCTGTCCGCCGCAGCTGGCCGCGGGCCGACGTCGAAGCCGTGCTGCTCGCCAGCGACGGCGTGTCCATCGGCATCGACCAGTACGAGCTGTTCGACTGGCGCGAAGTCCTCGCGATCGCCCGCGCGGACGGTCCCGACGCCGTGCTGGACGCCGTCCGGACCGCGGAGAAGCAGGACCCGGACGGCGAGCGCTGGCCGCGGCCAAAACGCCACGACGACCAGGCGCTCGTCCTCGTCGACTTCGCATCCGGGGGAATTCAGGGTCTTCCCTGA
- a CDS encoding sigma factor-like helix-turn-helix DNA-binding protein has product MTEATDLAARAGDRDPRVGLRAVAALRRLLEQLEAVQVRSARVQGWSWQEIAAELGVSRQAVHKKYGRH; this is encoded by the coding sequence ATGACGGAAGCGACGGATTTGGCCGCCCGGGCCGGTGATCGCGACCCCCGGGTGGGGCTGCGCGCGGTCGCCGCGCTCCGGCGGCTGCTGGAACAACTGGAGGCCGTGCAGGTCCGCAGTGCGCGGGTGCAGGGCTGGTCGTGGCAGGAAATCGCCGCCGAGCTGGGGGTCAGCCGGCAGGCCGTGCACAAGAAGTACGGGAGGCACTGA
- a CDS encoding Clp protease N-terminal domain-containing protein, with translation MFERFTADARLAVVEAQMTARQSGSVQVEPSDLLAGLLKIGAPLLAELGIATDDLAAELARTRRRGGVSDADAEALTEFGIDIEQIVERIEQTHGEGALAGRLGPAKRGHIPFTAQSKKTLELSLKEAVRLGDKHLGQEHILLALAQQRGTDDVLARRGADYVTLRRVVQQRKAG, from the coding sequence ATGTTCGAACGGTTCACGGCGGACGCGCGGCTCGCGGTCGTCGAAGCGCAGATGACGGCCCGGCAGTCCGGTTCGGTGCAGGTCGAGCCGTCGGACCTGCTGGCGGGGCTGCTCAAGATCGGCGCGCCGCTGCTCGCCGAGCTGGGCATCGCCACCGACGACCTGGCCGCGGAGCTCGCCCGGACCCGGCGCCGCGGCGGGGTCAGCGACGCCGACGCCGAGGCGCTCACCGAGTTCGGCATCGACATCGAGCAGATCGTCGAGCGCATCGAGCAGACCCACGGCGAAGGAGCGCTGGCCGGCCGGCTGGGCCCGGCCAAGCGCGGGCACATCCCCTTCACCGCGCAGTCGAAGAAGACCCTGGAGCTGAGCCTCAAGGAAGCCGTCCGGCTGGGCGACAAGCATCTGGGGCAGGAGCACATCCTGCTCGCGCTGGCCCAGCAGCGCGGCACCGACGACGTCCTCGCCCGGCGCGGCGCCGACTACGTGACGCTGCGCCGGGTCGTCCAGCAGCGCAAAGCCGGTTAA
- a CDS encoding YitT family protein, protein MAQIDLRPVRITRDPARRSVQLLAGLALYGTSVALVTRAGLGLEPWGVLAEGVLKHTGLSFGTVTGLISVVVLLLWIPLRQRPGIGTIANVVVISVMVDAVRAVVPDQHDLTWQIALLVGGIALNGVATATYVGARLGPGPRDGLMTGLAARTGRSVRLVRTGIEVTVVVVGFFLGGTVGVGTVLYALAIGPLTQALLPFVVWRERTA, encoded by the coding sequence GTGGCTCAGATCGACCTCCGGCCCGTCCGGATCACCCGTGACCCCGCCCGCCGCAGCGTGCAGCTGCTCGCGGGCCTCGCCCTCTACGGCACCAGCGTCGCCCTCGTCACCCGGGCCGGCCTCGGCCTCGAACCGTGGGGCGTACTCGCCGAAGGCGTCTTGAAGCACACCGGCCTGTCGTTCGGCACGGTGACCGGCCTGATCTCCGTGGTCGTGCTCCTGCTGTGGATCCCGCTGCGCCAGCGGCCCGGCATCGGCACCATCGCGAACGTCGTCGTCATCTCGGTGATGGTCGACGCCGTCCGCGCGGTGGTCCCCGACCAGCACGACCTGACCTGGCAGATCGCGCTCCTGGTCGGCGGCATCGCGCTGAACGGCGTCGCGACCGCCACCTACGTCGGCGCCCGGCTCGGCCCCGGCCCCCGCGACGGCCTGATGACCGGCCTCGCGGCCCGCACCGGCCGGTCGGTCCGGCTGGTGCGCACCGGCATCGAGGTCACCGTGGTCGTCGTCGGCTTCTTCCTCGGCGGGACGGTCGGCGTGGGCACCGTGCTCTACGCACTGGCCATCGGCCCGCTCACCCAGGCGCTGCTGCCGTTCGTGGTGTGGCGCGAGCGCACCGCTTAA
- a CDS encoding PLP-dependent aminotransferase family protein: MEAAVPLGGRISGPRLAVMLGSWRQGSRQGAADLAAAIELQVLDGQLPLGTRLPAERELADALGASRTLIGAALDRLRENGFVASRRGAGSWVAAPGRRRRGPLAPAGGGSIDFTHASSPAIAGTAAAVDVARGRLADHLGDHGYQERGLLGLRERIARRYTERGLPTTPAQVMVTNGAHHAFVLVLRMLAGPGDRVLVEQPTYPNALEAIRAAHAIPVPVALDPSGERGWDIAGVDAALRQASPRFAYLVVDFQNPTGLRLDTGGRERLGAVLNRARTPVVVDETLVELDLEGDPLDGPPPLAAFAGDLAICVGSASKTHWGGLRLGWIRASEDLLGRLVSARYAVDLGSPVFEQLVLTELLDDESALTRRRAELRGYRDALAGAVHQHLPDWTFTLPKGGLSLWSRMPEPVSSRLAVAAASHGVQVAPGSRFGVHGGLERWIRLPFSLPPETMEQAVRRLSTAEASVRGTPESLAAPIA; encoded by the coding sequence ATGGAAGCCGCAGTCCCACTGGGTGGACGCATCTCCGGGCCTCGATTGGCTGTCATGCTGGGCTCCTGGCGGCAGGGCTCCCGCCAGGGCGCGGCCGACCTGGCCGCGGCCATCGAGCTGCAGGTGCTCGACGGCCAGCTCCCGCTCGGCACCCGGCTGCCCGCCGAACGGGAGCTGGCCGACGCGCTCGGCGCCAGCCGGACGCTGATCGGCGCGGCACTGGACCGGCTGCGGGAGAACGGGTTCGTCGCGAGCCGGCGCGGCGCGGGCTCGTGGGTCGCCGCGCCCGGACGGCGCCGCCGCGGCCCGCTCGCACCGGCCGGCGGCGGCTCGATCGACTTCACCCACGCGTCCTCGCCGGCGATCGCGGGCACGGCCGCGGCGGTCGACGTGGCCCGCGGCCGGCTCGCCGACCACCTCGGCGACCACGGCTACCAGGAACGCGGGCTGCTCGGCCTGCGGGAGCGGATCGCCCGCCGCTACACCGAACGCGGGCTGCCGACGACACCCGCGCAGGTCATGGTCACCAACGGCGCGCACCACGCGTTCGTGCTGGTCCTGCGCATGCTCGCCGGCCCGGGCGACCGGGTGCTGGTGGAGCAGCCGACGTACCCGAACGCCCTGGAGGCGATCCGCGCCGCGCACGCGATCCCGGTGCCGGTCGCGCTCGACCCGAGCGGCGAGCGCGGCTGGGACATCGCCGGCGTCGACGCGGCGCTGCGGCAGGCGTCGCCGCGGTTCGCCTACCTCGTCGTCGACTTCCAGAACCCGACCGGTCTGCGCCTGGACACCGGCGGCCGCGAACGGCTCGGCGCGGTGCTGAACCGGGCCCGGACCCCGGTCGTCGTGGACGAGACGCTCGTCGAACTGGACCTCGAAGGCGATCCGCTGGACGGGCCACCGCCGCTGGCCGCGTTCGCCGGCGACCTCGCGATCTGCGTGGGGTCGGCGTCGAAGACGCACTGGGGCGGCCTGCGGCTCGGCTGGATCCGCGCGTCGGAGGACCTGCTCGGCCGGCTGGTTTCCGCCCGCTACGCGGTCGACCTGGGCTCACCGGTGTTCGAGCAGCTCGTGCTGACCGAGCTGCTCGACGACGAGAGCGCGCTCACCCGCCGCCGCGCGGAACTGCGCGGCTACCGCGACGCGCTGGCCGGCGCGGTGCACCAGCACCTCCCCGACTGGACGTTCACGCTCCCGAAGGGCGGCCTGTCGCTGTGGTCCCGGATGCCGGAGCCGGTGAGCTCGCGCCTCGCGGTCGCGGCGGCGAGCCACGGCGTCCAGGTGGCGCCGGGCTCGCGCTTCGGCGTCCACGGCGGCTTGGAGCGGTGGATCCGGCTGCCGTTTTCGCTGCCGCCGGAAACGATGGAGCAGGCGGTCCGCCGCCTGAGCACGGCGGAGGCGTCGGTCCGCGGTACGCCCGAGTCGCTGGCCGCGCCGATCGCCTGA
- a CDS encoding pyridoxal phosphate-dependent aminotransferase: protein MREPALVPRLRPFTSTIFAEMTALAVKHDAVNLGQGFPDTDGPAGMLDAAKNALFGGANQYPPGPGRPELRAAIARHRQRYGTEYDPDTEILVTAGATEAITATLLALTEAGDEVIVIEPYYDSYAAAVAMAGAERRVVGLVEGEDGRFGLDVDGLRAAVTPRTRAILVNSPHNPTGTVFTRAELEALAALCVEHDLIAICDEVYEHLVFDDAEHIPLVTLPGMRPRTVSISSAGKTFNCTGWKIGWVCSTPELVAAVKAAKQFITFVSGGPLQPAVAHALDHELPWVDGLRDSLAEKRDRLSAGLADAGFAVRPTAGTYFVCVDVRPLGFTDAADLAWELPGRVGVAAVPVKVFTDHPEEWKHLLRFAFCKRNEVIDEAITRLRKLV from the coding sequence GTGCGCGAACCTGCTCTCGTCCCCCGCCTCCGGCCGTTCACCTCGACCATCTTCGCCGAGATGACCGCGCTGGCCGTCAAGCACGACGCCGTCAACCTCGGCCAGGGCTTTCCGGACACCGACGGCCCGGCCGGCATGCTCGACGCCGCCAAGAACGCGCTGTTCGGCGGCGCGAACCAGTACCCGCCGGGGCCCGGGCGCCCGGAGCTGCGGGCCGCGATCGCGCGGCACCGGCAGCGCTACGGCACCGAGTACGACCCGGACACCGAGATCCTGGTCACCGCGGGCGCGACCGAGGCCATCACCGCGACGCTGCTGGCGCTGACCGAGGCCGGCGACGAGGTCATCGTCATCGAGCCCTACTACGACTCCTACGCCGCCGCGGTCGCGATGGCGGGCGCCGAACGCCGGGTCGTCGGGCTGGTCGAGGGCGAGGACGGGCGCTTCGGCCTCGACGTCGACGGCCTGCGCGCCGCCGTCACGCCCCGGACCAGGGCGATCCTGGTGAACTCGCCGCACAACCCGACCGGCACGGTGTTCACGCGCGCCGAGCTGGAGGCGCTGGCCGCGCTGTGCGTGGAGCACGACCTGATCGCGATCTGCGACGAGGTCTACGAGCACCTGGTCTTCGACGACGCGGAGCACATCCCGCTGGTCACGCTGCCCGGCATGCGGCCGCGGACGGTGAGCATCTCGAGCGCGGGCAAGACGTTCAACTGCACCGGCTGGAAGATCGGCTGGGTCTGCTCGACCCCGGAGCTGGTCGCGGCGGTGAAGGCGGCGAAGCAGTTCATCACGTTCGTCTCCGGCGGCCCGCTGCAGCCGGCGGTGGCGCACGCGCTCGACCACGAGCTCCCCTGGGTCGACGGCCTGCGCGATTCCCTGGCCGAGAAGCGCGACCGGCTCTCGGCGGGCCTCGCGGACGCCGGTTTCGCGGTCCGCCCGACGGCGGGCACGTACTTCGTCTGCGTCGACGTCCGGCCGCTGGGCTTCACCGACGCCGCCGACCTCGCGTGGGAACTGCCGGGCCGCGTCGGAGTCGCCGCCGTCCCCGTGAAGGTGTTCACCGATCACCCGGAAGAGTGGAAACACCTCCTGCGTTTCGCGTTCTGCAAGCGCAACGAAGTCATCGACGAAGCCATCACCCGATTGCGCAAACTGGTCTGA
- a CDS encoding DUF445 domain-containing protein, producing the protein MEQLTPAKVTPADPPGGAAGEAEKRRALRKMKLVALSFLLGATLVFLLTSWAQSAGWPGWVGYVRAAAEAGMVGALADWFAVTALFRHPLGLKIPHTAIIPNKKDALGTSLGDFVGSNFLSEEVVRDKLKRVELARRLGGWLAQEENAERVTSELATVVRAAVRVLRDEDVQAIMEQAVARRIIDKPWGPPLGKILQGVFADGAHHKLVDLMCDRAYEWVRDNHTTMLRVVSDRAPSWSPKFVDEMLADKVYGEVLSFAWAVKTDVNHPMRLALDKFLGEFAQDLQTDPDVMARAEQVKGQIVHHEEVQRLIGSAWSTAKEMLLTAAEDPSSELRRRVRLGLMSLGSRLVSDDQLRAKADGWVEGAAAYLVKNYSREITTIITDTVERWDAEETSQKIELQVGRDLQFIRINGTVVGALAGLVIYAVAELLF; encoded by the coding sequence GTGGAGCAACTGACCCCCGCCAAGGTGACACCCGCCGACCCGCCGGGCGGCGCAGCCGGTGAAGCGGAAAAGCGGCGCGCGCTGCGCAAGATGAAGCTGGTCGCGCTGTCGTTCCTGCTCGGCGCCACCCTCGTGTTCCTGCTGACCAGCTGGGCGCAGTCCGCGGGCTGGCCGGGCTGGGTCGGCTACGTGCGCGCCGCCGCCGAAGCCGGCATGGTCGGCGCGCTGGCCGACTGGTTCGCCGTCACGGCGCTGTTCCGGCACCCGCTCGGGCTGAAGATCCCGCACACGGCGATCATCCCGAACAAGAAGGACGCCCTCGGCACCAGCCTCGGCGACTTCGTCGGGTCGAACTTCCTGTCCGAGGAGGTCGTGCGCGACAAGCTCAAGCGCGTCGAGCTCGCGCGGCGGCTCGGCGGGTGGCTGGCCCAGGAGGAGAACGCCGAGCGCGTGACGTCCGAGCTGGCCACGGTGGTCCGGGCGGCCGTCCGCGTGCTCCGCGACGAAGACGTCCAGGCGATCATGGAGCAGGCGGTCGCGCGGCGGATCATCGACAAGCCGTGGGGCCCGCCGCTGGGCAAGATCCTGCAGGGCGTCTTCGCCGACGGCGCGCACCACAAGCTCGTGGACCTGATGTGCGACCGCGCGTACGAGTGGGTCCGCGACAACCACACGACGATGCTGCGCGTGGTGTCGGACCGGGCGCCGAGCTGGTCGCCGAAGTTCGTCGACGAGATGCTCGCCGACAAGGTCTACGGCGAGGTGCTGTCGTTCGCGTGGGCGGTGAAGACCGACGTCAACCACCCGATGCGGCTGGCGCTGGACAAGTTCCTCGGCGAGTTCGCCCAGGACCTGCAGACCGACCCGGACGTGATGGCCCGCGCCGAGCAGGTCAAGGGCCAGATCGTGCACCACGAGGAGGTCCAGCGCCTGATCGGCTCGGCGTGGAGCACGGCGAAGGAGATGCTCCTGACGGCGGCCGAGGACCCGTCGAGCGAGCTGCGCCGCCGCGTCCGCCTCGGCCTGATGTCCCTGGGCTCCCGGCTGGTGTCGGACGACCAGCTGCGCGCGAAGGCCGACGGCTGGGTCGAGGGCGCCGCGGCGTACCTGGTGAAGAACTACTCGCGGGAGATCACGACGATCATCACCGACACGGTCGAGCGGTGGGACGCCGAGGAGACGTCGCAGAAGATCGAGCTCCAGGTGGGCCGCGACCTGCAGTTCATCCGGATCAACGGCACGGTGGTGGGCGCGCTGGCCGGGCTGGTCATCTACGCGGTCGCGGAGCTGCTGTTCTGA